One genomic segment of Chitinophaga sancti includes these proteins:
- a CDS encoding S10 family serine carboxypeptidase-like protein: protein MTKILCLSLALSCSILSHLNAQNKEFKNDAPISPSRILKIDSAVVTHHEVTIKGQRVPYSAQAGSMPIWDEDGRPLAGVFYTYYEREDIKDKSNRPLVISFNGGPGTPSVWMEIGYTGPRLLNIDDEGYPVQPFGMRENPNSILDVADIVYVDPVNTGYSRPVSKDVPGSRFYGVNADIKYLAEWINTFVTRKGRWASPKFLIGESYGTTRVSGLALELQDEQWMYLNGVVLVSPTDLGIERSGPLDQALSLPYYAATAWYHKKLPADLQSKDLNDVLPEVENFTINELVPAISKGGSLDDAQRKALAQRMSRYSGLSAQVFLENNLIVSYNLFWKELLRDQGYTIGRLDSRYKGLDKQNGGSRPDYNAELTAWLQAFTPAINIYLRDELEYKTDLKYNMFGQVWPWDNQNNKTGENLRQAIAQNPFLHLLVQSGYYDGACDYFNAKYSIWQLDPGGKLKSRIKWEGYRSGHMMYLRKDDLATATENLRKFIKEATPAKGTPAKYE, encoded by the coding sequence ATGACCAAAATCCTTTGTCTCTCACTGGCGCTGTCATGCAGCATACTCAGCCATTTAAACGCACAAAATAAAGAATTTAAAAACGACGCACCCATTTCACCCAGCCGGATCCTGAAAATCGACTCCGCTGTAGTGACCCATCACGAAGTCACTATCAAAGGCCAACGCGTTCCTTACTCCGCTCAGGCAGGCAGCATGCCTATCTGGGACGAAGATGGCCGCCCACTGGCAGGTGTGTTCTACACTTATTACGAAAGGGAAGACATCAAGGATAAATCAAACCGCCCACTGGTTATCTCTTTCAACGGAGGACCCGGCACCCCTTCTGTCTGGATGGAAATTGGTTATACCGGTCCCCGTCTTCTCAACATCGATGATGAAGGTTATCCTGTGCAGCCATTCGGTATGCGCGAAAACCCAAATTCCATCCTGGATGTGGCAGATATCGTTTACGTAGACCCTGTGAATACAGGTTATTCCCGCCCTGTGAGCAAAGATGTTCCCGGTTCCCGCTTTTACGGCGTAAATGCAGATATCAAATACCTGGCAGAATGGATCAATACTTTCGTAACCCGCAAAGGCCGTTGGGCCTCTCCTAAATTCCTGATCGGCGAAAGCTATGGTACTACCCGTGTATCTGGTTTAGCACTGGAACTGCAGGATGAACAATGGATGTACCTGAACGGTGTCGTGCTCGTATCTCCAACCGATTTAGGTATTGAACGCAGTGGTCCGCTGGATCAGGCACTGAGCCTTCCTTACTATGCGGCTACGGCATGGTATCACAAAAAACTCCCTGCAGACCTGCAATCCAAAGATCTTAATGATGTATTGCCGGAAGTAGAAAACTTTACCATCAATGAACTGGTGCCTGCTATATCAAAAGGCGGCTCTCTGGATGATGCACAACGGAAAGCACTGGCTCAACGTATGAGCCGCTACAGTGGATTATCTGCACAGGTGTTCCTGGAAAATAACCTCATCGTTTCCTATAACTTATTCTGGAAAGAATTACTGCGTGACCAGGGTTATACCATTGGCCGCCTCGATTCAAGATACAAAGGTCTGGATAAGCAAAATGGTGGTAGCAGACCTGATTACAATGCAGAACTGACTGCATGGTTACAGGCTTTTACCCCTGCTATCAACATTTACCTGCGTGATGAACTGGAATATAAAACTGATCTGAAATATAACATGTTCGGACAGGTATGGCCATGGGATAATCAGAATAATAAAACTGGCGAAAACCTGCGTCAGGCAATTGCACAGAATCCTTTCCTGCACCTGCTGGTACAATCTGGTTACTATGACGGAGCCTGTGATTATTTCAATGCAAAGTATAGCATCTGGCAACTGGATCCAGGCGGTAAACTGAAAAGCCGTATCAAATGGGAAGGTTATAGAAGTGGACATATGATGTACCTGCGCAAAGACGATCTGGCTACTGCTACAGAGAACCTCAGGAAATTTATTAAAGAGGCAACACCAGCTAAGGGTACGCCTGCTAAATATGAATAA